A single Lactuca sativa cultivar Salinas chromosome 8, Lsat_Salinas_v11, whole genome shotgun sequence DNA region contains:
- the LOC111909610 gene encoding protein YIP4b: MSHIDERDNVPLNQSSQSDIDEIENLITASVQFGPSTVLPASPPSPTPPSIPVSTSPFIPSNLPPPPQKQNSVPSAPSAPPPPSNSIRHANSGLPQSSMSGFGPLPNTLTEPVWDTVKRDLSRIVSNLKLVVFPNPYREDPGKALRDWDLWGPFFFIVFLGLTLSWSASVKKSEVFAVAFALLATGAIILTLNVLLLGGHIIFFQSLSLLGYCLFPLDIGALICLMKDNVIVKLVVVCVTLAWSSWAAYPFMSTAVNPRRKALALYPVLLMYVSVGFLIIAIN; encoded by the exons ATGTCTCACATCGACGAGAGAGACAACGTACCTCTCAACCAATCATCCCAATCCGACATCGATGAGATCGAAAATTTAATCACCGCCAGTGTCCAATTCGGCCCCTCCACCGTCCTCCCAGCCAGTCCTCCGTCCCCTACGCCTCCATCCATCCCTGTGTCCACTTCACCTTTCATTCCCTCTAATCTTCCTCCGCCTCCTCAAAAACAGAATTCCGTACCTTCCGCACCTTCCGCACCTCCACCGCCTTCTAACTCCATCCGTCATGCCAATTCAGGTTTGCCGCAGTCGAGCATGAGCGGCTTCGGGCCGCTTCCCAACACATTAACCGAACCTGTTTGGGACACGGTGAAAAGAGATCTATCGAGGATCGTTAGTAATTTGAAATTAGTCGTGTTTCCGAATCCATATCGCGAGGATCCTGGGAAGGCATTGAGAGATTGGGATCTGTGGGGGCCCTTCTTCTTCATTGTGTTTCTAGGACTCACATTGTCTTGGTCTGCCTCCGTAAAGAAG TCTGAAGTATTTGCTGTGGCTTTCGCACTGCTGGCAACAGGTGCTATCATTCTAACACTCAACGTCTTACTTCTG GGGGGGCATATAATATTCTTCCAAAGTCTGAGTCTTTTGGGTTACTGCTTATTCCCTCTGGACATCGGAGCACTGATCTGCTTGATGAAGGACAATGTGATTGTGAAATTGGTGGTGGTGTGTGTGACATTAGCGTGGAGCTCATGGGCAGCGTATCCATTCATGAGTACAGCTGTCAACCCAAGAAGAAAAGCCCTTGCACTCTACCCTGTTCTTCTCATGTATGTATCTGTTGGTTTCCTTATCATTGCAAtcaattaa